A window of the Gossypium arboreum isolate Shixiya-1 chromosome 2, ASM2569848v2, whole genome shotgun sequence genome harbors these coding sequences:
- the LOC108486505 gene encoding transcription repressor OFP7, which yields MAKRFKFKIPRVFASFKSCRSKDPSNLPSNPVPSFCRLSSVNNHPITRHLPPPPPPPSSKLPHHSSFKRHVTSAFSSIGCGLRSRSSAKYLSETDRNESPPPPPPPPPTLEFHWEKEDGWHVIAKAYNNNETPRRNKVYDTEIDNDTFPPPLPPLPPPPPPNTVKKKRRYKKKKTTPKFRVSTSSAESILFSSESFEEEDETETLVSTDSSSEMMFAANLEAIHETKQTRQKKKKPKKVKPKRYALRFSSSEESESPARLSSFLQRMVPCTVEGKVRDSFAVVKKSEDPYEDFKKSMMDMILEKQMFDEKDLEQLLHCFLSLNSRDHHGAIVEAFSEIWEALFSRRSTSFRVSCGLN from the coding sequence ATGGCGAAACGATTCAAGTTTAAGATACCGCGAGTCTTCGCTTCGTTCAAATCTTGCCGTTCAAAAGACCCTTCTAATCTCCCATCAAATCCTGTCCCTTCATTTTGTAGACTTTCTTCagtcaacaaccaccctatcactCGCCATTTAcccccaccaccaccaccaccttcGTCAAAGTTGCCTCATCACTCCTCATTCAAACGACACGTTACCTCCGCGTTTTCGTCAATCGGATGCGGCCTCCGGTCAAGATCGTCGGCAAAGTACTTGTCTGAAACCGACCGCAATGAATCGCCGCCGCCGCCGCCGCCGCCGCCGCCGACGTTGGAGTTTCACTGGGAGAAAGAAGATGGATGGCATGTTATAGCCAAAGCTTATAATAATAACGAAACCCCACGACGCAACAAAGTCTACGATACCGAAATCGATAACGATACATTCCCACCACCACTACCTCCGCTTCCACCGCCGCCGCCTCCGAACACAGTGAAGAAAAAAAGACGTTACAAAAAGAAGAAAACGACGCCGAAATTCCGTGTAAGCACTTCGTCGGCCGAAAGCATATTGTTCAGCAGCGAAAGCTTCGAAGAAGAAGACGAAACGGAAACCCTAGTCTCCACCGATTCATCATCGGAGATGATGTTCGCCGCCAACTTGGAAGCCATACACGAAACTAAGCAAACAAGGCAAAAAAAGAAGAAACCCAAGAAAGTTAAACCCAAACGTTACGCATTAAGGTTTTCTTCGTCGGAGGAGAGTGAATCTCCTGCGAGATTGTCGAGCTTCTTGCAACGTATGGTGCCGTGTACGGTGGAAGGCAAAGTGAGAGACAGCTTTGCGGTGGTTAAGAAATCGGAGGATCcgtacgaggatttcaaaaagtcgatgatgGACATGATATTAGAGAAACAAATGTTTGATGAAAAAGATTTGGAACAGCTGCTGCATTGTTTCTTGTCTTTGAATTCAAGAGATCACCATGGCGCCATTGTTGAAGCTTTTTCTGAGATTTGGGAAGCTTTGTTTTCACGAAGATCAACTAGTTTTCGAGTTTCTTGtgggttaaattga